The Engystomops pustulosus chromosome 1, aEngPut4.maternal, whole genome shotgun sequence genome has a window encoding:
- the TMEM215 gene encoding transmembrane protein 215 produces the protein MRPDDINPRTGLVVALVSIFLVFGFMFTVSGFKGETLGSIPLIAIGPAIFLPGVAAITLTRRTDGCTKWPYKYCTCCCKKGKDKENVELLKTPSDKESGKGSSNELDKKAEKKEKEEECDPSKITTIGDSRTLNTKVDGDEMMRYLDKCYSTNTLPGGVENHNTCPVFEKKYTPDRIIYTVTEEKVTLDPRDSDAAANPKGGDNSYNRYCCYVKTTEVTWDQETIV, from the coding sequence ATGAGACCGGATGATATCAACCCTCGAACAGGACTGGTGGTAGCCTTGGTGAGCATTTTCCTTGTATTTGGCTTTATGTTTACAGTTTCGGGGTTCAAGGGGGAGACTCTGGGATCCATCCCACTTATTGCTATAGGGCCAGCTATATTTCTTCCTGGTGTGGCAGCTATTACTCTAACTAGAAGAACTGATGGCTGTACTAAGTGGCCCTATAAATACTGTACCTGCTGCTGCAAGAAGGGGAAAGATAAAGAAAATGTGGAGCTCCTGAAGACTCCATCAGACAAGGAGTCTGGCAAAGGGAGTTCTAATGAGTTGGataaaaaagcagaaaaaaaggaaaaggaagaagaatgtgatccCAGCAAAATCACCACAATAGGGGATTCAAGGACGCTCAACACAAAGGTGGatggagatgagatgatgaggtaTCTGGACAAGTGCTATTCAACAAATACATTACCTGGAGGAGTGGAAAACCACAACACTTGTCCTGTGTTTGAGAAAAAGTACACCCCAGACAGAATCATCTACACCGTCACAGAGGAGAAAGTTACTCTTGACCCTAGAGATAGTGATGCAGCAGCTAACCCCAAAGGGGGGGATAATTCCTATAACAGGTATTGCTGTTACGTAAAGACCACAGAAGTGACCTGGGACCAAGAGACAATTGTCTAA